One segment of Carya illinoinensis cultivar Pawnee chromosome 1, C.illinoinensisPawnee_v1, whole genome shotgun sequence DNA contains the following:
- the LOC122314506 gene encoding pentatricopeptide repeat-containing protein At1g06710, mitochondrial-like, whose amino-acid sequence MSKRGMKTLLPAISPSLRSNPTSPSKAPLPFLHSSKICRHNFQTSGQTLFSIVASFMSTYSPDNLEGLVDPHDPVLLENSRVESVSAEDFAFLRDSSVDHDADSGSLGLKFESHRYSNDAVLISDAIRDNNDGFGDKTHKFLRQVREKLNETLVVEVLNLVQNPELGVKFFIWAGRQIGYRHTKAVYDALLDRLGADNDERIPDHFLREIKHDDMELLGILLNVLIQKCCQNGFWNLALEELGRLKDFGYKPTRWTYNALVQVFLKADRLDTAYLVHREMSSSGFSMDGFTIGCFVHSLCKAGRWREALALIEKEDLVPDTILYTKMISALCEASLFEVAMDFLNIMRSSSCIPNVVTYRTLLCGCLRKRQLGRCKRILSMMITEGCYPSPRIFNSLVHAYCRSGDYSYAYKLINKMVKCNCQPGYVVYNILIGGLCGNEELPSSDMLELAEKAYGEMLNAGVVLNKVNVSNFARCLCGAGKFERAYNVIREMMSKGFIPDSSTYSKVISFLCNASKVEKAFLLFEEMKRNGIVPDVYTYTILIDSFCKAGLIEQARKWFDEMLRDGCAANVVTYTALIHAYLKARKLSKANELFELMCSEGCIPNVVTYTALIDGHCKAGEIERACQIYAKMKGNVETSDVDMYFRIEDGNYKEPNIFTYGALVDGLCKAHKVKEARNLLDAMSMEGCEPNHIVYDALIDGFCKAGKLDEAQEVFAKMSARGYNPNVYTYSSLIDRLFKDKRLDLVTRVLSKMLENSCAPNVVIYTEMIDGLCKVGKTDEAYKLMLMMEEKGCNPNVVTYTAMIDGLGKVGKVEKCLLLLREMSSKGCAPNLVTYRVLINHCCANGLLDEAHKLLDEMKQTYWPSHISSYYKVIEGFNREFIASLGLLQEISENDSAPIVPVYKILVDSFIKAGRLEAALELHEEIPSSFPITVANKNMYTSLIESLSCTGKVGKAFELYANMVRRGGVVELSAFVHLIKGLIYINRWEEALQLSDSICQMDVHWLRQEEIFNSS is encoded by the coding sequence ATGAGCAAAAGAGGGATGAAGACTCTCCTCCCTGcaatctctccctctcttaGGTCCAACCCAACCTCCCCCTCCAAAGCTCCACTCCCATTCCTCCATTCATCCAAAATCTGCCGCCATAACTTTCAAACTTCCGGCCAAACTCTCTTCTCCATCGTTGCCAGTTTCATGTCCACCTATTCGCCAGACAATCTCGAAGGACTTGTGGATCCCCATGACCCGGTTTTACTGGAGAATTCGCGTGTCGAGTCAGTCTCGGCCGAAGATTTTGCCTTTCTTCGTGACTCTTCGGTGGATCATGATGCTGATAGTGGGTCTTTGGGGCTGAAATTTGAGTCCCATAGGTATTCGAATGATGCTGTTTTGATATCAGATGCTATTCGGGATAATAATGATGGGTTTGGTGACAAAACCCATAAGTTTCTTAGGCAGGTTAGGGAGAAATTGAATGAAACTCTGGTGGTAGAGGTGTTGAATCTTGTACAAAATCCTGAATTGGGTGTCAAGTTCTTTATATGGGCAGGGCGGCAAATTGGTTACAGACACACAAAGGCGGTGTATGATGCATTGTTAGACAGATTGGGGGCTGATAATGATGAGAGAATACCAGACCACTTTTTACGAGAGATTAAACATGATGATATGGAATTACTTGGGATCTTGCTTAATGTCTTGATTCAGAAGTGTTGCCAAAATGGGTTTTGGAATTTAGCTTTGGAAGAGCTTGGGAGGCTCAAGGATTTTGGGTATAAACCCACAAGATGGACATACAATGCATTGGTTCAGGTGTTTCTTAAAGCTGATCGGTTGGACACTGCTTATTTGGTTCATAGAGAGATGTCAAGTTCGGGGTTTAGTATGGATGGTTTTACCATAGGTTGTTTCGTCCACTCTTTGTGCAAAGCAGGGAGGTGGAGGGAAGCTCTAGCGTTGATTGAGAAGGAAGATCTTGTGCCTGATACAATTCTttatacaaaaatgatatcTGCGTTGTGTGAAGCTTCACTTTTTGAGGTAGCTATGGATTTCTTGAACATAATGCGGTCTAGTTCTTGCATTCCTAATGTTGTGACGTATAGGACTTTGCTTTGTGGGTGTTTGAGAAAAAGACAGCTGGGTAGGTGTAAGAGAATTCTTAGTATGATGATCACAGAAGGTTGTTATCCGAGTCCTAGGATTTTTAATTCCCTTGTTCATGCTTATTGTCGATCTGGAGATTACTCTTATGCctataagttgattaataaaatGGTAAAATGCAATTGCCAGCCAGGTTATGTAGTTTACAATATATTGATTGGTGGTTTATGTGGAAATGAGGAGTTACCAAGCTCAGACATGTTGGAATTGGCTGAGAAAGCCTATGGTGAGATGCTTAATGCAGGGGTTGTATTAAATAAGGTTAATGTCAGCAATTTTGCTCGATGTCTTTGTGGTGCTGGAAAATTTGAGAGAGCATATAATGTTATTCGCGAAATGATGAGTAAGGGATTCATACCTGATTCTAGTACCTATTCTAAGGTGATTAGCTTTCTTTGTAATGCCTCCAAAGTGGAAAAGgcctttttattgtttgaagaaatgaagagGAATGGTATTGTTCCTGATGTCTATACATATACGATTTTAATTGATAGTTTCTGTAAAGCTGGTCTTATTGAACAGGCTCGTAAGTGGTTTGACGAAATGCTAAGGGATGGTTGTGCCGCTAATGTGGTGACTTATACAGCTCTTATACATGCATACCTTAAAGCTAGGAAACTGTCCAAAGCAAATGAACTCTTTGAGTTGATGTGTTCTGAAGGTTGCATTCCTAATGTTGTTACGTATACAGCTTTGATTGATGGCCACTGTAAAGCTGGAGAGATTGAAAGAGCTTGCCAAATTTATGCCAAAATGAAAGGTAACGTTGAAACCTCTGATGTAGATATGTATTTTAGGATTGAGGATGGTAATTACAAAGAGCCAAACATTTTTACATATGGAGCATTGGTCGATGGTTTGTGCAAAGCTCACAAGGTCAAGGAGGCCCGTAATTTATTAGATGCTATGTCGATGGAAGGTTGTGAGCCAAACCATATTGTGTATGATGCTCTTATAGATGGATTCTGCAAGGCTGGGAAGCTAGATGAAGCACAAGAGGTGTTTGCTAAGATGTCAGCGCGTGGTTATAATCCTAATGTCTATACTTACAGCTCTTTGATTGACAGGTTATTTAAGGATAAGAGACTAGATCTCGTGACGAGAGTCTTGTCCAAAATGCTAGAAAATTCTTGTGCTCCTAATGTTGTCATCTACACAGAAATGATTGATGGCCTCTGTAAAGTTGGAAAGACAGATGAGGCCTACAAGCTTATGCTAATGATGGAAGAAAAAGGGTGCAATCCAAATGTTGTGACTTATACTGCTATGATAGATGGTCTTGGAAAAGTGGGTAAAGTCGAAAAATGCCTTCTGCTCTTGAGAGAAATGAGCTCAAAGGGTTGTGCTCCAAACTTGGTGACCTATAGGGTTTTGATAAATCACTGTTGTGCCAATGGCCTTTTGGATGAGGCTCATAAACTTTTGGATGAAATGAAACAGACGTATTGGCCAAGCCATATATCAAGTTACTACAAGGTTATTGAAGGCTTCAACAGGGAGTTTATTGCATCTCTTGGGCTTCTACAGGAGATTAGCGAGAATGATTCAGCTCCAATTGTTCCAGTGTACAAAATATTGGTTGATAGCTTTATCAAGGCTGGAAGATTAGAAGCAGCTCTGGAGCTGCACGAGGAGATTCCATCATCCTTCCCTATAACAGTTGCCAACAAGAATATGTATACTTCTTTGATTGAGAGCCTCTCCTGCACTGGTAAAGTTGGTAAGGCTTTTGAGCTGTATGCAAATATGGTAAGGAGGGGTGGTGTTGTGGAGCTAAGTGCATTTGTTCACCTTATCAAAGGGCTCATCTATATTAACAGGTGGGAAGAAGCACTTCAACTATCAGATAGCATATGTCAGATG